The Paraburkholderia sabiae genome includes a region encoding these proteins:
- a CDS encoding heavy metal sensor histidine kinase, with amino-acid sequence MIRSTRSIARRLALLFALVALSVFTLVDTGLFLVMRSQLEQRLRDSLDSRTEVARIIVHHAINRDKWRIAQEKLGDMTPRDGTSLYSISSATPLFNYGHTVTGTIVQQWSGDYARVADNGTGHDLLTRTLIIPPNGERPQVQLQVATSYAPTEQALREFGLALAALSALGAFGASLLSYWVTRIGLAPLRRLTVDASEVSADNRSQRLRTTELPFELNDLAHSFNGALERLDQAYVRLESFNADVAHELRTPVTILIGQTQVALTRNRSVDDLRRTLQSNLEEFERMRGIINDMLFLARADQGERATELVEVSLATEVARTVEFLEMPMEEAHVQAELHGDAAARVNRSLFGRACANLLINAIHHCTPGATIQVTISREAGRVWVAVANPGAPIVGEVLDHVFDRFYRAELSRTNSRENHGLGLAIVKAVADMHGGVVFARSLDGVNTFGFSIRSDTVRPPKAEPSSAKEPQLASRPIASSPLKLP; translated from the coding sequence ATGATTCGCTCGACCCGTTCGATTGCGCGGCGGCTCGCGTTGCTGTTCGCGCTCGTTGCGCTGTCTGTGTTTACGCTGGTGGATACGGGGCTGTTCCTCGTGATGCGCTCGCAACTCGAACAGCGCCTGCGCGATTCGCTCGACAGCCGCACGGAAGTGGCGCGCATCATCGTGCATCACGCGATCAATCGCGACAAGTGGCGCATCGCGCAAGAAAAACTCGGCGACATGACGCCACGCGACGGCACGAGTCTCTATTCGATTTCGAGCGCGACGCCGCTCTTCAACTACGGTCATACGGTGACGGGTACGATCGTGCAGCAATGGAGCGGCGACTATGCGCGCGTCGCAGACAACGGCACCGGCCACGATCTGTTGACGCGCACGCTCATCATTCCGCCGAACGGCGAGCGTCCGCAGGTGCAATTGCAGGTCGCCACGAGTTACGCACCGACCGAGCAGGCGTTGCGCGAATTCGGCCTTGCGTTGGCTGCATTGTCGGCGCTCGGCGCGTTCGGCGCGTCGTTGCTCAGTTACTGGGTCACGCGCATCGGGCTTGCGCCGTTGCGCAGGTTGACGGTCGATGCATCCGAGGTGAGCGCCGACAACCGCTCGCAGCGCTTGCGCACGACAGAACTGCCGTTCGAACTGAACGACCTCGCGCATTCGTTCAATGGCGCGCTCGAACGGCTCGATCAGGCCTACGTGCGCCTCGAATCGTTCAATGCCGATGTCGCGCACGAATTGCGCACGCCTGTGACGATTCTGATAGGACAGACGCAGGTGGCCTTGACGCGCAATCGCTCGGTCGACGATCTGCGCCGTACGCTGCAATCGAATCTCGAAGAGTTCGAGCGCATGCGCGGCATCATCAACGACATGCTGTTTCTTGCGCGCGCGGACCAGGGCGAACGCGCGACGGAACTGGTCGAAGTGTCGCTTGCAACGGAAGTGGCGCGCACCGTCGAGTTCCTCGAAATGCCGATGGAAGAGGCGCACGTGCAGGCCGAATTGCACGGCGATGCGGCGGCGCGCGTCAACCGCTCGCTGTTCGGCCGCGCCTGCGCGAACCTGCTGATCAACGCGATTCATCATTGCACGCCGGGCGCGACGATCCAGGTGACGATTTCGCGCGAGGCGGGGCGTGTGTGGGTCGCCGTCGCGAATCCGGGTGCGCCGATCGTGGGCGAGGTGCTCGATCATGTGTTCGACCGCTTCTATCGGGCGGAACTGTCGCGCACGAATAGCCGCGAGAATCACGGGCTCGGGCTCGCGATCGTCAAGGCAGTCGCCGACATGCACGGCGGCGTGGTGTTCGCGCGCAGCCTCGATGGTGTGAACACATTCGGGTTTTCGATAAGAAGCGACACGGTGCGCCCGCCGAAAGCCGAACCGTCTTCGGCGAAAGAGCCACAACTGGCGTCGCGGCCCATCGCTTCGTCGCCGCTGAAATTGCCGTGA
- a CDS encoding DUF3280 domain-containing protein, which translates to MSVSRFRSVGFKAQRPRAVFRLLAVGAALCTVSVTVAAAPPAIALLDCVVLDDNAAYNDPSVTQTQQTRATMVSAQLRTLVDQRGLYKVADNRPATTLIDRLKATQDLSSCNGCEREIARQLGTQRVGVCWVQKISNLILNINLRIEDTASGQVVFQRSVDIRGNTDQSWRRGVDALVGLLASEPDTAH; encoded by the coding sequence TTGAGCGTCTCGCGATTCCGTTCTGTCGGTTTCAAAGCGCAGCGCCCGCGCGCCGTGTTCCGTCTGCTCGCTGTCGGCGCCGCACTGTGTACCGTTTCGGTGACAGTCGCGGCCGCGCCGCCCGCCATCGCGCTTCTCGACTGCGTTGTGCTCGACGACAACGCAGCCTATAACGATCCTTCCGTTACGCAGACGCAGCAGACACGCGCGACGATGGTGAGCGCGCAACTGCGCACGCTCGTCGATCAGCGCGGTCTTTACAAGGTCGCGGACAATCGTCCCGCGACAACGCTCATCGACAGGCTCAAGGCCACGCAGGACCTGAGCAGCTGCAACGGCTGCGAGCGGGAGATCGCGCGGCAACTCGGCACACAGCGCGTCGGCGTGTGCTGGGTGCAGAAAATCAGCAACCTCATTCTGAACATCAATTTGCGCATTGAAGACACGGCGAGCGGGCAGGTCGTGTTCCAGCGTTCCGTCGATATTCGCGGCAACACCGATCAGTCGTGGCGGCGCGGCGTCGATGCGCTCGTCGGTCTCCTCGCGTCCGAACCGGACACCGCGCATTGA